A DNA window from Flavisolibacter ginsenosidimutans contains the following coding sequences:
- a CDS encoding pyridoxine 5'-phosphate synthase: MPTKLSVNINKFATLRNSRGGNNPDVVKAAIDAQRFGADGVTVHPRPDERHIRYDDVRAIKRIIETEFNIEGNPREQKFVDLVLETKPHQVTLVPDELGQITSDHGWDTVKHKQYLREIIGVFKGAGIRVSIFVDPDTAMVEGAALTGTDRIELYTESYAKQYALGNRGKIIVGYVEAAKKAREAGLGLNAGHDLDLHNLKYFKQNIPWLDEVSIGHALICDAIYLGYENAIQLYKRQLV, encoded by the coding sequence ATGCCTACAAAACTTTCTGTCAACATCAACAAGTTTGCAACACTCCGCAACAGCCGTGGCGGCAACAATCCCGATGTGGTTAAGGCGGCTATTGATGCCCAACGCTTCGGTGCCGACGGTGTGACGGTTCATCCACGTCCCGACGAACGGCACATCCGCTACGACGACGTGCGGGCCATTAAGCGCATCATCGAAACGGAGTTTAATATCGAAGGCAATCCGCGGGAGCAAAAGTTTGTTGACCTTGTTCTGGAAACCAAGCCGCACCAGGTAACGTTGGTTCCCGACGAGTTGGGACAGATTACTTCTGATCACGGTTGGGATACCGTCAAACACAAACAATATTTACGTGAGATTATTGGTGTGTTCAAGGGCGCCGGCATCCGCGTTTCTATTTTTGTTGATCCCGATACGGCGATGGTAGAAGGCGCGGCGTTAACCGGTACGGACCGCATTGAATTGTACACCGAATCTTACGCAAAACAATACGCATTGGGCAACCGTGGAAAAATAATTGTAGGTTATGTAGAGGCCGCGAAGAAAGCAAGAGAAGCCGGGTTGGGTTTAAACGCCGGTCATGATCTTGACCTGCACAACCTGAAATATTTTAAGCAAAACATCCCCTGGCTTGATGAAGTCAGCATTGGCCATGCACTCATTTGTGATGCCATCTATCTTGGCTACGAAAACGCCATACAACTTTACAAGCGGCAGTTGGTGTGA
- a CDS encoding CocE/NonD family hydrolase, whose protein sequence is MKRFLFLGLNLLLTLFLFAQNITAYKKISVMIPMRDGVKLNTVILTPMHSTQAFPFLLTRTPYGAGMNDVKDGDSVNLSYRNNIGSMAREGYIFVYQDIRGKYKSEGKMQIHTPIIHLKQPGTVDESTDTWDTIDWLIKNIKDNNGKAGIFGISYPGWLALVGAIDPHPALKASSEQACMSDLFLGDDFHHNGAFRLSYGMEYSYQIEHDLTTDSDFPFPQFDLYDWYLKLGSLKNVNDKYFHGSIPTWNTFVQHPSYDDYWQKNSPLNYVRWPEIPQLHVGGYYDQEDLQGPQLMYKHMEAKDSFHRNYLVLGPWNHGGWSRGRGDSLGKISFGSATSQYFQALQKRWFDYWLKGIGNGKFDEATLFQTGSNVWKTYDSWPVKGATVQKLYAAANNKASFSPSASNGAVSYISDPAHPVPYRQLPIEATYGPGSRWRPWQVEDQRFVYTRPDVVHFTTDSLTEDLTVTGNIVAHLFASTSGTDADWIVKLIDVYPAFDKGNLTMSQYQLPVAMEVFRGRFRKSFSNPSPLVPNKAEEFRLDLHDINHVFKKGHKLMIQVQSTWFPIIDRNPQKYVTNIFEAKDSDFIKAEHKIYYGPTYGTYVELPVVKQ, encoded by the coding sequence TCTTACTCTTTTTCTCTTCGCTCAAAACATCACGGCCTACAAAAAAATTTCCGTGATGATTCCCATGCGCGACGGCGTTAAACTCAACACCGTTATTCTGACGCCGATGCACAGCACGCAGGCCTTTCCGTTTTTGCTTACACGTACGCCCTACGGCGCGGGCATGAACGATGTAAAAGACGGCGACTCGGTAAACCTGTCTTACCGGAACAACATCGGCAGCATGGCCCGCGAAGGATACATCTTTGTTTACCAGGACATCCGCGGCAAGTACAAAAGCGAGGGCAAGATGCAAATTCATACGCCCATTATACACCTCAAACAACCCGGCACCGTTGACGAAAGCACCGATACCTGGGACACGATTGACTGGTTGATAAAAAACATAAAAGACAACAACGGCAAGGCCGGCATTTTCGGCATTTCTTATCCGGGCTGGTTGGCGCTTGTGGGTGCGATTGATCCGCATCCCGCGTTGAAAGCATCATCAGAACAAGCCTGCATGAGCGACCTTTTTTTGGGTGATGATTTTCACCACAACGGCGCTTTTCGGTTAAGCTATGGAATGGAATATTCTTACCAAATTGAACATGACCTGACGACCGATTCTGATTTTCCTTTCCCGCAATTTGATTTATACGACTGGTATCTGAAACTGGGTTCGTTAAAGAATGTGAACGACAAATATTTTCACGGCAGCATTCCTACCTGGAACACGTTTGTGCAACATCCAAGCTACGATGATTACTGGCAGAAAAACTCGCCGCTGAACTATGTGCGTTGGCCGGAAATTCCGCAACTGCACGTGGGCGGCTATTACGACCAGGAAGACTTGCAAGGCCCGCAACTGATGTACAAACACATGGAAGCGAAAGACAGCTTTCACCGCAATTATCTCGTGCTGGGTCCGTGGAATCACGGCGGCTGGTCCAGGGGCAGAGGCGACAGCCTCGGGAAGATTTCGTTCGGCAGTGCCACATCGCAATACTTCCAGGCCTTGCAAAAGCGCTGGTTCGATTACTGGCTCAAAGGCATCGGCAACGGCAAGTTTGACGAAGCCACGCTGTTTCAAACCGGCAGCAACGTTTGGAAAACATACGATAGCTGGCCGGTGAAAGGCGCAACGGTGCAAAAGCTTTACGCAGCCGCAAATAACAAAGCGTCCTTCTCTCCTTCCGCATCAAACGGCGCTGTTTCTTACATCAGCGATCCTGCGCACCCGGTACCTTACCGCCAACTTCCCATTGAAGCCACGTACGGCCCCGGCAGCCGCTGGCGTCCCTGGCAAGTAGAAGACCAGCGCTTTGTTTACACCCGTCCCGACGTTGTGCATTTTACGACGGACAGCTTAACCGAAGACTTAACCGTTACGGGCAATATTGTTGCGCATCTTTTTGCCAGCACTTCCGGCACCGACGCAGATTGGATTGTTAAGTTGATTGACGTTTACCCGGCGTTTGATAAAGGCAATCTAACCATGAGCCAGTATCAATTGCCCGTGGCGATGGAAGTTTTTCGCGGACGCTTTCGCAAAAGTTTTTCAAACCCATCGCCTCTTGTTCCAAACAAGGCAGAAGAATTTAGGCTTGATTTGCACGACATCAACCACGTATTTAAAAAAGGACACAAGCTGATGATACAAGTGCAAAGCACCTGGTTCCCCATTATTGACCGTAACCCGCAGAAATACGTGACCAATATTTTTGAAGCAAAGGACAGTGACTTCATCAAAGCCGAGCACAAGATTTATTACGGGCCAACGTACGGAACGTATGTTGAGTTGCCGGTAGTTAAGCAATAG